The Pyxidicoccus sp. MSG2 DNA segment GCGCATGGTGTTCGTCAGCGCCGCGGTGGCCCAGTCCGCGGGCCTGGGCGTGGCCCTGGCCTTCTTCGCGAGCATCCACCTGGGCTTCCACGTGGAGCCCGTGCTGGGCGCCACCGCCATGGCCCTGGCCGCCACGCTGCTCCTGATGACCGAGCCCACGAAGCTGAAGCTCACGCGCGAGAGCCTGCTCGGCCTGGCCTACGCGCTGGCCGGCGGCGCGGCCATTCTCGTGGGCGACCGCATCGCCCAGGAGGCCCACGACATCCAGGGCATCCTCTTCGGCACCGCGGTGCTGGTGACGCCGGAGCAACTGCACACCGTGGCGATTGCCGGCGCGCTGGTGATGGTCATCCACCTGTGGTGGTACCGGGGCATCACCTTCGCCAGCTTCGACCGCATCGGAGCCCACGTGCAGGGGCTGCCGGTGCGCCTGCTGGACGGGGTGCTGATGGTCTCCATCGGCGTCATGGTGGGCGTGTGCGCCCGCGCCCTGGGCGCGCTACCGGTGTTCGCCTTCTCCACGCTGTCCGCCATCGCCGCGCTGATGCTGGAGTTGCGGCTGCCGGCGACGTTCTTCGTGGCCACCCTCGCGGGGGCCATCTCCGGCGTGGGCGGATACCTCTTCGCCTACTTCTACGACTTCCCGGTGGGCGGCTCGCAGACGGTGCTCGCCGGAGTGCTGGTGGCTGTGGCCATGGCGGTGCGGAGTCTGATGCGGCTCGTACAGCGGGCGGCCTGAGCGGGACGCGGGCGCCGGGTTGACGGCGCCCGCCCCTCGTCGCGTGTCGCGCGGCCCGATATACGACTCCAATCGTAGCGTTCCATCGGCAGACCGTGCGTTCCGTCCCAGGCCGGAGGGGGCTTACATGAATGTCCGTGGGTTGATGCCGTGGCTCGTGATGATGGCGGTGGGCTGTGCACATGCCCCCCGGACCGCGGAGCCGGAGCAGCCGAAGTTCGAGCACGTCTTCCAGAAGCCACTGGCCGAGGCACTGGCCACCACGCGCGAGCTGCTGTCCGCGAAGGGCTACACCTTCGAGGAAACGCAGGACGCGAGCCAGTTGCTCACGACGTGGGAGAAGCCGGACCACCGGGGCACCGGCAACATGACCTTCTCCCGCTACCTGGTGACGGGCATCGCCGTGGGCCCGCGCCAGTCGGTGGTCCGCATCTTCCGCATGAAGTTCAACGCGGTGGGCAACGACGCCAGCCTGAGGAACGTGTGGTGGAAGACCCTCCGGGAGCGGGCCGAGCTGACCGGCACCGCACAATTCGCCGTCACCGTCATCGACGATGCCCCGGTGGCACCGCTCGAGATGCGCATGGCCTCACGTGGCAGCCGCGACATGGACCTGGAGAAGGAGCTCACCCTGCGACTGGAGTCCGCGCCCTCCCTCGAGGTGGTGAGCGGCAACCTGCACCAGGACCCGGTGCTCACGCCCGTGCGGAACGCCGAGTTCTACCTCGTCCGCTGGCATGACACGGCGCCGCCGCCGGGCCAGTGCGGGGAGACGGTGCGCGACCTGGACGGGCTGATGATTCCGGCGCTCACCCTGCTCATCGGCGAGCAGCTCGGCTCGCGCGAAGTGCCCCTCGTGGTGGGCAACGTCGTCTGCCATCTGGCCGAGGCGGGGCTGCCCGTGGCGCTCGGCCTCTCCATTCCCCAGACGGAGCAGCAGCGGGTGGACCGCTACCTCGCGAGCGCGGGCACACCGGCCGACCAGGACGCGCTGCTGGAGGGGCGCTTCTGGACGCGCCCCTACCAGGACGGCCGCAGCAGCCGCGCCATCTTCGACCTCATCGACCGGGTGCGCGCCATGCGGGCCGCCGGCCTGCGCGTGACGCTGGTGGCCTATGACACCGACACGGCCTGGGCGAGCGAGCGCGACGCCGAGCTGGCGAAGGTGTGGACGCAGCGCCGCAAGACCCACCCCGACGAGCTCCAGGTCATCCTGGCCGGCAATGCGCACACGCGCACCGTCACCGGGGCGGCATGGGACCGGGACTTCACCCCCATGGCGCACCACCTGAAGAAGGGACGGCTGGTGGTACTGGAGATGAGCTACGCGCAGGGCACGCGCTGGGGCTGTGACCTGGACCGCGCCGGCAAGCTGCAGTGTGGATACATCGGCGCGACGCCCTCGGAGCGGGTCGCCGCGCCGCCGGGGCAGACGCCGTACGTCCAGCGCTTCGAGTCCTCCACGAGCGAGGGCATCGACGGGCTGCTCTACGTGGGCCAGTTGTCGCCGTCGCTGCCCGCCATCTCCAAGGACGTGCTGCCGCCTCCGCCGTCCGGCCTCGGTCCGTTGCCTCCGCCGGGGGCCGACAAGCCGTCCGTTTTCTAGGCGTCAGCGCACCGCCGCGGAGACCTTCTTGAACTCGGGCGTGCCCGCACGCTCGAGCAGGTCGAACAGCGCGGCCTCCACGGTGACGACCTGGGCGCCCGCGTCGCGGCACAAATCCAGCCCCACGCGGCGGTCCTCCGCCGAGCGCGACAGCACCGCGTCCGCCAGCAGGAAGGGGGACAGCCCGCGCTCGGTCAGGTCGCGCACCGTCTGGAAGACGCAGATGTGCGCCTCCATGCCGGCCACCAGCACCTGACGCCGGTGGCCCAGCGCGGCCAGCACCTCTGGAACGGCCGCGCTGAACTCCATCTTCTCCACGGGCTTCACGTCGCCCAGCCGCATGCGCACCAGCGAGTGCGTGGGGCCCAGCCCCTTGGAGTACTGCTCGGTGAGGATGATGGGGAGGCCGAGCGCGCGCGCCCCTTCGATGGCGGCGTTGGTGCGCGTGAGCGTCCGCTCCAGCGCGTCCCGGTCCATGGCGGCGCACAGCCGCTCCTGGATGTCCACGATGAGCAGCGCAGCCTGGTCCAGCTTGAGGCGGAAGGTGGGCATGTCCCCTCCTCGCGCGAACCCGTCCGGCCCGTCAAGCGGCGGAGGCGGGACACCGCTCGCGAAAGACGCTCCCACTCACCGTGATTCGGGAGGGCAACAGTCGCGGCACAGGGCGCGGTTTCGCCCGTGGGCCACCGCCATCACCAGCCCGCCCGCCAGCGTGAGGCCCGTCTCCCACCAGCCAGCAGCCCCTTCCGGGACGAGGAAGGCCCCACCCGCGAGCAGCCCCACGCCCAGCGCGGCGAGCCCCGGCGCGGAGATGCGGCGGTGGTGGCGCCAGCCCGGGACGAAGGAGGCCAGCGCGCTCGCGGCCACCAGCACGAGGAGCCAGCGGTGCACGGACTCGGCCCCCAGCACCCCGGCGACAGCCACTGGAAGCACGCCCAGCACCACGGGCAGCACCACGCAGTGGACGATGCACAGCGCGGAGAGCCACTGGCCCACGCCATCCCAGCGCGAACGCGCAGGCGTCGTTTCCGAAGCGGTCAGCAAGACACCTTCTCCAGGGGCCGAGGGCCCGTGCTTCCGGCCTCCGGCGTGGGCGCGAGCTCCGACGGGCGGACCAGCCGCAGCACGCGGCCCCGTCCGGCGATGAAGAGTCGCGCGCGCCGCAACTCCGGCAGGTGCGGGTCCGCGTCGCGCCAGCAGTCGAGGAAGGCGGTGAACGCCGCCACCGCCTCCTCCCACGCGCCCACCGCCACCAGCACCTCGGCGGACAGCAGGCGGGCGTGGCCGCAGCCAGGCCGCTCCGACACCAACGACCTCGACAGCTCCAACGCCCGGTCCTCGCGGTCCGAGTGCAGCCGCAGCCGGGTCAGCGCCTCGCGCGCGGGACGTGAGAAGGGCATGGGACCGGCCGCGCGCAGGCGGCGCTCCAGGCGCAGGGCGCGCGTCAGCGTGGCTTCAGCACGGCCCATGTCGCCCCGGCGGGCCTCCAGCGCGCCGCGCAGCTCGTGCGCGGCCACCTCCACCACCCGGGCCACATCTCGCGGACACAGGGCGCGGCCCTCCGAGCGGCGCTCCTCCGACAGCGGTGGATGGAGCGCGTCGAGCGCCTCGCACGCGTGCTCCACCACCGGCAGCCGGCCCGACTCCAGCGCGCTCAGGCCGCGCGTGTAGTGGCGCACGCCGTCGCGCAAGGCACGGTCGGCCAGCGTGGCGGAGTCCGGCAGCTCCATGGGCACGTCCGCGGCCGCGCGCCAGAAGCCGAAGCGCAGGTGCGCGGACACCATGGAGAGGGCCCCGAAGAGCACTGCTTGCGGCTCGCTCCCCGTCCCTTCCACGCGGTGCCGCAGGCGCCGGGCCCAGGACTGGGCCTCGGTGTACCGCCCCGCCTCCGCGCAGCCCTGGCTGAGCAGCCGCATGGCGGTCTCTGCGCTCGGGGCCGAGGGAGAAGACAGCGACTCGCCCGCGAGGTACGCATCGTCCGCGGTCACCGCGGCCTCCAGCGCCCGGCGTGCCTCGTCTCCTCGCCCCACCCGCTGCAGCAGCCGGCCCGCGGTGAGCAGCGCGGGGCTGGCCGCGGGGGCGAGCTCCACCAGCTTCCGCGCGCTCTCCAGCGCCGCCTCGGGCCGCGCGCTGTGCAGCATGGCGTTCGCCCAT contains these protein-coding regions:
- a CDS encoding MerC domain-containing protein — translated: MLTASETTPARSRWDGVGQWLSALCIVHCVVLPVVLGVLPVAVAGVLGAESVHRWLLVLVAASALASFVPGWRHHRRISAPGLAALGVGLLAGGAFLVPEGAAGWWETGLTLAGGLVMAVAHGRNRALCRDCCPPESR
- a CDS encoding isochorismatase family protein, which translates into the protein MPTFRLKLDQAALLIVDIQERLCAAMDRDALERTLTRTNAAIEGARALGLPIILTEQYSKGLGPTHSLVRMRLGDVKPVEKMEFSAAVPEVLAALGHRRQVLVAGMEAHICVFQTVRDLTERGLSPFLLADAVLSRSAEDRRVGLDLCRDAGAQVVTVEAALFDLLERAGTPEFKKVSAAVR
- a CDS encoding metal ABC transporter permease, which produces METMLAEPSKWQEFLAGFELFRDPLLCALIAGGVLGFLSVYVVLRRMVFVSAAVAQSAGLGVALAFFASIHLGFHVEPVLGATAMALAATLLLMTEPTKLKLTRESLLGLAYALAGGAAILVGDRIAQEAHDIQGILFGTAVLVTPEQLHTVAIAGALVMVIHLWWYRGITFASFDRIGAHVQGLPVRLLDGVLMVSIGVMVGVCARALGALPVFAFSTLSAIAALMLELRLPATFFVATLAGAISGVGGYLFAYFYDFPVGGSQTVLAGVLVAVAMAVRSLMRLVQRAA